The sequence below is a genomic window from Saccopteryx leptura isolate mSacLep1 chromosome 3, mSacLep1_pri_phased_curated, whole genome shotgun sequence.
TAAATTATAATTTTGGAACTTGACAAAATGAGTATCCTGCAAAAACCTGTTATTAAACCAGACTGCTGGGAATAGGCAGTGTTTGTTTCTGACGATAAACACTTTTGGCCTTCTGTCAATTTTActtcagtaaatgttagttttaattaattttattaagactATTTGCTAGATACCTATTCTacttaatcccccccccccccgtatttttagtgagagaaagagaaagagacagacaggaagggagtgagatgagaagcataaattcatagttgtggcaccttagttgttccttgattgcttttcatatgtgccttgaccaggggcttcaggcaagccagtgaccctagcttaggccagtgacctttgggctcaagccagtgtccatggggtcgtgtctataaTCCTATGTTCGAGCTAGtgacctgagtcctcagcatcccaggtcaacactctatccactgcgccaccacctggtcaggtgctactaaattttttcttgcatttaagATGTGAGCGGGCCCTggctccatggatagagcatcagcccgacatgtggatgtcccaggttcaattcctagtcaaggcacacaagaaaagtgaccatctgcttctctctccttccctctcccctttctcctcccacagccagtggttcaattggtttgagtgtggccctgagcgctgaggatagcttggttggtttcagagcacgtcagcctcaggtgctaaaaatagctccgtgaTTTgcgcatcagtcccagacaggggttgccaggtgtatcccagtcagggtgcatgcaggactctgtctcattatctccctttctcttacttaaaaagaaaaaaggccctggccggttggctcagcggtagagcgtcagcctggcatgcgggggacctgggttcgattccggccagggcacataggagaagcacctatttgcttctccactcccccctccttcctctctgtctctctcttcccctcccgcagccaaggctccattggagcaaagatagcccgggcgctggggatggctccttggcctctgccccaggcactagagtggctctggtcgcaacagaacgatgccccggaggggcagagcatcgcctcctggtgggctgagcgtcgcccgtggtgggcgtgctgggtggatcccggtcaggcgcatgcaggagtctgtctgtctctccccgtttccagcttcagaaaaataaataaataaataaataaataaataagaaaaaaaatgatgtgagCCAACAAACTTTTCCACCATTACACATCATAGAGTTATCTATTGCATGAACTTTCTAATGTCTCTAGATCACACTTTTGGTGGTTCTACCACATGCATATCATCTGAAACATTTCTCTTTCATATACATACCAATGAATCAATATTTTCACTGAAAAGTGCTATCCACACCATTTTAGCTGGTTTGACTGCCACACAGAACATTAAAGGTTTAAAACATTAGAAGTATGAATTAtaatgttgttttctttctttttttttttttttttacagggacagagagagatacagagagagagatagatagggacagacagagaggaatggagagatgagaagcatcaatcatcagtttttgttgcgaaaccttagttgttcattgactgctttcttatgtgtgccttgactgcgggccttaagcagactgagtaaccccttgctcgagccagcaaccttgggtccaagctgatgagcttttttttttttaaatattttatttttattgatttttagagagagaggcgagagagagagagagagagagagagagagaaagagagagagagaagggagaggagcaggaagcatcaactcccatatgtgccttgaccaggcaagcccaaggtttcgaaccggcaacctcagtgttccaggtcgatgctttaccccactgcgccaccacaggtcaggctggtgagctttttgctcaaaccagatgagcccgagctcaagctggcgagctcagggtctcgaatctgagtcctctgcatccccgtccgacgctctatccactgtgccacggcctggtcaggcataatgtTGCTTTCTTATGTGGACTCCAGTGACTGTGAACTAAGCTGCTATTAAATCCCTCTGTACTAATCAGAATAGTAAGGTAACCAATCGTCCTTCTTTatggaggacagtccttttgtaagttccgtcctccttcAAAAAGTGTcatcctacatgtcctcctttttgatattggaagactaacctgtaaatgtccgtattcaatcgatgcagagttgatccattgcatgtgatgtgatgtatttgtatttgacatgactaTTCATCAAGAATCAGTACAGTGTGGCAAGACGCAATTATGAGGCGCATGCACTCCgtacgggagaccttgagagagcacgcaATATACCAagtgcacaaatggctttgtgtacttcttactgaaacacaacacagcacatacaaaattgtagactcatgattatgtctttctcagtgaatatttaatcatagacaggtaagcacaattcacattttattaattcattatctattcaataatttccaaatacgtataattttatttacaagtattttcccaaaatttgagttttaaagtggaaatctaacctcaaaccatatctattaataacacattttgattaaatagttgcacaaaacagaattttttaattagaaaatgataaatacacccgaatatcactccaaattagtggttttgtttgatatttagtctTATTAAATGAGTACccttttcttacaattattattaaaaattaataagcatgtaagcataattacaatataaaagattacaaatgtttttattatgtatttattatagtgtattattgttgcaatgaataaaatgtttcttttatttacaatattgttttcttcaatttatttttatccttttcattgtaaaaaaagttggtcacttaAGAATAGGCAATGCTAGTAACAAATAATCCCCCCCAGAAAAAATCTCAATGTAACACagcaaatagttttttttttgtttttttttaacagagacagagagtgtcagagagagggatagacagggacagacagacaggcacggagaaagatgagaagcatcaattatcagtttttcattgcgacaccttagttgttcattgattgctttctcatatgtgccttgaccgtgggccttcagtagaccgagtgaccccttgctcgagccagcgaccttgggtccaagctgctgagcttttgctcaaaccagatgagcctgcactcaagctggtgaccttggggtctcaaatctgggtcttctgcatcccagtccgatgctctatcctctgtgctactgcctggtcaggctgtttatttcttactaaaaaaaaaaaaaaaaaaaaagtccaacagAGGTCAGCTAGCCACTTTTCATCAACCCAGCCTGTAACACACAGCTTCCAAGGTCACCGTAACAGGAAATAGAAACCTAGAGGACATCAGTTATTTGTAAGGGGTGGGGCCTGGAAGTATTTTATATCACTTTTGCTCACACTCCATTGGTTGGAACTCAATCACATGTACCCATTCTTAACCTCAAGAGTTTCTGGGAAAGGGAGTCCTTCCACTTTCTCAGGAAATGGAACCAATGTGATGAGCACATAGAAATGTATCTGCCACACCCTTAAAATattgtttctggccctggccagatagcccaTTGGTTAAAGCATCCTCCTGAAATACAGAGGCTCccattctagtcagggcacataaaagaacagaTAGATGATactccctcactttctctctgtccctctctcccttcatctcatgaaaatcaatcaataaagattaaaaataaaatatcacttctGTAGAGTTTCTGTCTTGTGTAGAGAAGCAAATAGATTTGAAAACCTGAGTATGGACTAATATTCTTATCACACTAATAACATCAATTTCATTTCTAAGCACTATTTTGAATGTTCTTTACATACAGTATCTTTCTAGTGGGGATACTCTTAAAAAACACTCAAGATTTTGATTGGACTGAAGTCCTATTGTACTCATCCCAATTAGAATTTCTTTCCTGGGCACCTCCATTAGTGGAAATTTGGCCTCTAACTATTGCCATTGCTAACATCCACCCATTTGTTCAGAGTCACTTACTTTGCCATGGCTGCATCCAACAATGATGAGAGCTCCAGAGAAGTTCTTGAGATTCACAAAAgttgcctggaatgctctttaGAACCACCTGCTTTGGTGCTACAGGTTGAGATCACAGGTATCAGTGTCCCTGTCCTTTGCTCCCCCAGCCCTCCAATCGCTGAGTAAGCCTCTGTCATCTGGAATGCATAGAGTGGCTTCTGTTCTCCCAGTGGAACCCTGACTTACTCCACTTATATGCTTCCCCTTGTGCAGTCTCTGAGGAGTAAGAAGGTCTGAGCTGTAACTAAAACCCTTGCCCTGCTCATGACGTGTGTATTACATCCCATCTATATGTACTCTCTGGTGAGCAAGAATTTAAGAGTTATGACTGAAGCCCTTACCACACTCATCGCATTTATATGATTTCTGTCTGGTGCAATCTCTTTGATGTAGGTGAAAGTAAGAGCTGTAACTGAAGCTCTTAACACACATTTCACACTTGTAAGGTTCTTCTGTGCGCACTCTCTGGTGAGTGTGAAAAATGAAACTGTCAAGAGGCCCCTTGGGAGGTGAGGTAgtgctgagggaaaagaatgTGTGAGGAGTTGACACGGGGGAGAGAAAGTTACAGCAGCTGCTGCACACTTTATTTTCCAAGGCCAGTTTTATACAGTGCAGAGGAATTCACGCATGCGCGACCCCTCTTCTGCTGAAGCAAACTATAGCTAAGGCAGCAAGTTATGTAACTGTGGGAGCAACTGTGCACGTGCTCCCACTTCCGGGTCATGTCCTTTGGCATAGCTACTGCGCAGGTGCTCCGGCTCTAGCTCATAGCTGGGCTCTCACAGGAACTGTATGCAAATTCCTTTCTGCACACACTGCATGTGCAGGGTTTCTCCCCGGTGTGAACTCGTCGGTGAATGTGAAGGTACGTGCTTTGGCTAAAGCCCTTTCCACACTCACCACACTTGTAAGGCTTCTCCCCAGTGTGCAACCTCCGAGGACTTGAAGAACAGAGCTTGAACTAAAGCATTTGCCACACTCACTGTATTTGTAGGGTTTCTCTCCGGGGTGGACTCTCCGGTGGACAAGAAGATTGGAGCTCTGATGAAAGCCCTTCCTACACTCTTCACATTGATAGGGCTTTCTGCCCACGTGTACTCCCTGATGAATACAAAGAAGAGACCTGAACACGAACTcctcacacacaccacacttGTCGGGCACACCCCGTGTGGCCTTGGTGATGGCTGTGAAGAGAGGAGCTGGGCCGGAAGCCCTTACCATGTTCGAGACATTTATAGGGTTTGTCGCCTGAGGGGCCTTTCTGACATCTGGGCAGGTCTGAGCTCTGTTTGAAGCCCTCAGTCCAGTCTTAACATTCATAAATTCTCTCACCCGAATGGGTTTCATAATGAAGATTAAGATCTGAGCTCTGACGAAAGCCCTTTTCACATGAgtcacatttataaaatttttctgtgaCATGAGCACTGTGGTGAATGTGAGGGCTTGCATCACCTGTGAAGCCCATTTCCATAGTTATTACATCTGAAAGGTTGTAGTATCGGATGGACCACATTATGTTGTTTGTCGATTTCATAAGCAAGTTCTTCCCACAGTCAGTGTgtatggggcagctgtgttaggcttgctcactggtttaccggctgcgaGCACTTGGCCTGATTGCGTGAGCATGTGCCTGTGCCACGTGTGCATAGCCAATATAAGACTGCAGGTGTTTGTGCTCAGGGGGAATgcagatggcggattgcctgcccactgtgaggggccattttcgctgttcgtttgcctgagaagcagtttcccctgcctatgttcttgtctgccattgtgagattCTTATTAAACAGAGTGGCCCAacgctttccggctccgcagtttctctattGTCTGCCTGAATCtggtgtggacctgcctggcctcggccaccagcattacagtatGGCTACAGGATTTCTTCCTGTTACATTCTTGGGGCCCATCACAATCACGTGAGCCTGACTGAAGCTGTCACCATACTGAGCACATCCATACAATCTCTCTTCTGTATGAATGCTCATACATTTTCCCTGAGAAGTCTGGGGTCGGTCATCATGTGGGCTTTCCTCCAAGATTCTGGGGTAAGGATCTGGGTCAGGCCTTGCCAagctctgccatcttgactttCTAAATTAATAGCATCTAttacataattttcattttcataaatcTGAAGAGACACTCTTGCCCACTCTTCATAGAGGGAAACATCTTCTAAATACTGGAGACAACTTCCTTGATGATTCATGGAATACTCCTTACAATTAATTCACTGGCCCCTTGTTTCCAAATCCACCAACAGTAGTGAACTTCCCGGGAGAGACAACTCAACCCTTTTTCCTGAAGAGTTGAAACATTGTTTTTAATCCCAACTCCTATAAGGAGAAAGAGAATTTGGCTATGGGGACAAGTGAATTGTCTATCCAGaggttttgagaaaataaaataggatggAGTGAGAAGTTGTCACTGGCTTCTATTCACATGAGAAACAATTAGAACCTCAGAGATTCTGTCTGTGAGCTGCCAATTAAAATCAGGTATTTCAGTgcacagagatatgttgtagaattgggcatgtgaaacctgtataattacgttaaccagtgtcaccctaataaattcagtttttaaaaatcaggtattGCAGGGGAATCAAAAGAAACCTAGGGGAAAATTTATAACAGAATAAATTCACCTCCCTCCTATGAGTAATCAATAAAAACCCTGCAGTCGTTTTGCTACAAAAGGAATGGGAAAAGCTCCCAGATGATTCATATATGTCACATAACAATGGAGTGCTAGTCATGGTGAGAGACACAATGGGTCACACGGCCATTCCAGTACCTTGGAAGGTTATAGAAACAAGCAATTTACTACACACCAGACCCTGGTTTggttcctttttttgtatttttctgaagtgagaagcagggaggcagagagacagactcccacatgcgccacactgggattcacccagcaatcccactagggggcgatgctctgcccatctggggtgttgctccattgcaactggagcatTCTAGCGCTGAGGCagagactatggagccatcctcagtgcccaggccaactttgctccactggagtcttggctgcgggaggggaagagacagagagaaatgagagggggaagggtgcagaagcagatgggcatgaATGTTTTTCTATAAGGAATCAAGGGGCTCAGGCCATTGGTAGTGCATGAACTTTACTAATGTCACTGAGGAGTATGAGGAAAGGAATGAGAGCCTAACCTTGTGACAGTTGAGGTAGGCTCACTGACCACACGGAGGCCCACAGGTGGGTGCAGGGTAAAGGAGAGCTCCCTCAGCAACATTTCCTGGGTCCACCTGCTCACATTTATCTGTTAAACTCATTAACTGCAGGGTTCTCTGccgtgaaccagcacagctatgtgggaatagagtggaattaagaaaataggcttaaagaaataaaggatggaggccctggccggttggctcagtggtagagcgtcggcctggcgtgcagaagtcccaggttcgattcctggccagggcacacaggagaagcacccatctgcttctccacccctccccctctccttcctctctgtctctctcttcccctcccgcagccaaggctccactggagcaaagatggcccaggcgctggggatggctcctcagcctttgccccaggtgctggagtggctctggtcgcaacacagtgacgcccggaggggcagagcatcgccccctggtgggcagagcgttgccccctggtgggcgtgccgggtggatcctggtcgggcgcatgcgggagtctgtccgactgtctctcactgtttccggcttcagaaaaatacagaaaaaaaagaaataaaggatgggGTCGAGAGGGCTCtgcaattgctgctggcaagaagagAGCACGCTCCACCCccatttcttgctttatttatagggaaaagtgaggccattagcaaatcagagatctctgatcacatttccagggcaacccaagaatttcaccaagtgcagaaaacccccaccatacataacatcttaactttacaccaaacaaaggatagaagaaacttgcctccagtctttccaggggatatggggggtagtgtaaacaatccagcaccacagcttaacagcctttagcaacttcacagaacaagtgaggtggggggatggacaGACTGTCAACtcactgccagttccccacacctctgtcccccaaaactctaaactgcaaaaaccctgttggcttttcggtccccaacaatTCTCGTCTGCTTATGCATCTCTTCAGAGTTTTCTCTCCATTGGCTGAAGTTTCTCTTTGGAGAAACTTCAACTGAAACATTCTATTTGGTTTGAAACTGATCATGTGAAGAAACAGGACAGTGGTTTGAATCTGAGTCATAGCGCGCCTGTCCTCACCCACAGAGACCAGGTTCCTGAAGTTCTCCAGCATCACGTCTCGGTACAGCATCCTCTGGGACTGGCCCAACAGCCCCAGCTCCTCCTCCGTGGACATCATGGCCACATCCTTGAAGGTCACAGTTTCCTAAAACATCAAGCACATGCCACATCATCTATCTTCCACACAAATAACCGCTGGAAGGAACAAAGTGGGAAGCTGTGCTGGTCAGTATGTTACTGTCTTTCTGCTCCAAACTCTCATGTTTAAACTTCATGTAGTAATCAGTCCCATTagtaggcggggcttgttagggtttgcaggctccaacaatgagaaagTCAGTtttcaggtgcctctccccacgtctctccttcctgagccagcagcctggagactcagctgtgaagttgccccagccactgcttgcacaGCAGGAGGccctaagagctgccaagtccctcctccaggtctgctcaaagcacagttctaaATAAGGCTTTTCCAACTAGAGCCGCcagtgtaagcaggcagggcagggagccaatTGCTGTTcaggtgcctttctaagggcccccggGCATGTCTAGTTTGCCTCAGCACTCCATGGGTCTAATCTCCcaggcttttctcccttgtgcactgtttggaagcccgcagcccagcccccacagcttccacagagctctctgaggtctgctccatGGGGATatgctttgtaacctgtatcggcTGGCGGAGGCGCCccacccagacaggtccaggcctagggatcccggCCCTTGTGCACTTCCTGTGCTGTTGGTAGGGAAGCTGGGACCACAAAGAAACTCTGGGTACAGCCCACGCAGAAGGTCCACTGCTGATAATCTCCAGCCTAGCCCCTCTGGCCACAAACGTGTACGCAGACAGGGAGCGAACAAAGCCCAAAGGCCGCTCTGGTGCTGGCCTCTGCAGGCAATCCACTGTGGTTTCCCCATCATCAGTCTACTGAAGGTTTCATTTCCTGTGTGAACCCACATGTAAGCCTATTTTATCATTTGTCATAAATTTAGATGCTGACCAACACTTGCCTGCAGGACAGTTTGGACTGATCTATAAGGACCTTTTGTGAAGACTCTTAGAAGTTGAGTTTGTGCccattatggactgaatgttcctgtacccccaaaattcatgttgaaatTCTAATCGCAACGTGATTGCATTAGGTGAGGGCCTCTCAGGGGTGataaggtcatgagggtggagtcctCGTGACTAGGATTCGTGCCCTTATGAAAGAAGCCCCAGTGACCTCTCTTGACTATTCTCCCAGGTTAGGACACAGCAAGGTGGCCATCTAATAACCAGGAAGTGGGTCCTCAACAGACACCGAATCTGCTGATGCCTTGATCTTTCTTGTTGTTTCAGTCACCTAGGCTACAGTATTTTTGTCATAGCTCCCTGATCAAATAAAAACAGTGCCTTTCTgcagcactctttttttttttttttcatttttctgaagctggaaacagggagagacagtcagacagactcccgcatgcgcccaactgggatccacccggcacgcccaccatgggcgacgctctgcccaccagggggcgatgctctgcccatcctgggcgtcgccatgttgtgaccagagccactctagcgcctggggcagaggccacagagccatccccagcgcccgggccatctttgctccaatggagccttggactGCAGCACTCTTGATACTGCACCTCATAAGGAACCCATGGCTCTGTACAGGCCTACTTGGGTCCACTGTTCCTAACTAAAGGTTTCTCAAAGCTCTATTTGTTCCTGCCTGGCTGGCAGGAATTCCACTCAGGTTAGTGGCCGCTATAACACCCAAATGTCTCTGAAAGCACTTTTATCCATATCCACAAGATATTACAAGCCCACTTCTATTATTTTGCCTCCAGATAAGCTCCTCAGCAAACAGCCCTGGTTCTACAATGCTGCTGCATAACATGATCTCAGAGTGATGTGCAACCCAAGGGGCTGCTTGGCCTTGGCCTGTTGGGGTTCAAACTAACTCCGCTGTTTCCATTTAACTCATTTAAACCTAGTTGCCATGTTTTACTTACACTACaccctttttttctcattcagtgTTTTCTGAGcaatttgaatatttcataaaCACAAAACTCCCAcaattttatagtttcttttaaagctagaaagtttagttttatttttctaaagattttatttattgattttagagatagaggtggaagagtgggaagcatcaatttattatagtttcttcctgtatgtgcctggaccgggcaagctcagggtttcgaaccagagacctcagtgtttcaggatgacgctttacctactgtgccatcacaggtcaggctagttttccttttaggaaaaaaatacaattggACTTTATCCAGCAATAACAGAACAATACCCCAAACACAGTATTCATCCCATCTTCCCATCTGGACATAACTGGACACTTATCTGCAAGTCGAGGCTACAATACTCAAGTATGGATGTAGCCCGTGGTGACTAGGTATCCAATTTCTTGGGGACACATCTTAGAATTGGCTGAATTGTATACAGGCCTACATGATCAACACTCAACAATATCTAATGAAAGCACCAGATTATGAAGAGATTCCAACTCCCActacctgcctctgcctctacccCAGTGCAAGCATTGagtaaagaaatattaaagcaGTGAGTACATCAATATCAATGATGGAGACCTCATACAATTAGTAGAGAATACAAATACATGGTTTGAGATTTCACCAGAAAAATCCCCCCTGGCTTTTCCATAGATTTGGTTCCTTTATAACTTAATCACCACTTCACAAATTCAGCACATTCCACTTATGATCGCATTCTACATAGTAGTAGTAGCAGCAGCGAGGGGTGTGGGGGAACACAGggaaacaggaaaggagggagatgagaagcatcaactcctgtagttgcggccccttagttgttcattgattgcttctcatacatgacttgaccagggggctccagccaagccagtgagcccttgttcATGCCactgaccttgagctttaagccagcgacctttgatcttaaaccagtgaccatggggtcatgtctatgatcccacactcaagccagagaccctgaactcaagcttatgagcccgcactcaatccgacaacctcagggttttgaacctgggacctcagtgtccccaggtcaacattctagccactgcaccaccaccagtcaggctacatattactattaaaaaaaataagctatcAACTCAGGTTAACTGCATGTCCTTGAACTTTTTCAAATGTACAGCAAAATCATTAATTTACACCCGTAGAAAGTTCCAGTCTGCCACAAAAGGTCCTACAGGGGTAGTGTGGTCCTTGTCCTTTCAGAAAGTGAATAACAGTGGAGAAAAATATAGACAAACCAAATATAGAATGGTCAAAAGAATCACCAACCTGTTAGATCTGTAGTATTGTCAGCCAAAGGCATGGATTCAACAATCCAGACCCAAACAAACACTGCAGAGAATGCactagtggtcggcaaactcattagtcaacagagccaaatatcaatagtacacgattgaaatttattttgaggccaaatttttttttttttgtatttttctgaagctggaaacggggagagacagtcagacagactccctcatgcgcccgactgggatccacc
It includes:
- the ZNF285 gene encoding LOW QUALITY PROTEIN: zinc finger protein 285 (The sequence of the model RefSeq protein was modified relative to this genomic sequence to represent the inferred CDS: inserted 4 bases in 3 codons; deleted 1 base in 1 codon; substituted 2 bases at 2 genomic stop codons), which produces MSTEEELGLLGQSQRMLYRDVMLENFRNLVSVGEDRRAMTQIQTTVLFLHMISFKPNRMFQLKFLQRETSANGEKTLKRCISRRELLGTEKPTGFLQFRVLGDRGVGNWHCAGSRQRTLQLMSLTDKCEQVDPGNVAEGALLYPAPTCGPPCGHCPIHTDCGKNLLMKSTXQHNVVHPILQPFRCNNYGMGFTGDASPHIHHSAHVTEKFYKCDSCEKGFRQSSDLNLHYETHSGERIYECXDWTEGFKQSSDLPRCQKGPSGDKPYKCLEHGKGFRPSSSLHSHHQGHTGXVPDKCGVCEEFVFRSLLCIHQGVHVGRKPYQCEECRKGFHQSSNLLVHRRVHPGEKPYKYSECGKCFSSSSVLQVXRRLHTGEKPYKCGECGKGFSQSTYLHIHRRVHTGEKPCTCSVCRKEFAYSSIFHTHQRVRTEEPYKCEMCVKSFSYSSYFHLHQRDCTRQKSYKCDECGKGFSHNSXILAHQRVHIDGM